From Streptomyces sp. NBC_00683, one genomic window encodes:
- a CDS encoding ABC transporter substrate-binding protein, producing the protein MSVRRTLSVALATLTAAGLLTACGTSDAATDVVRPEGEKDTGINIGPDQNRIRGKKVDAIAAKVPAAVRERGTLRLGASADASPPLGFYATDDKTRIGSEIDIATLIADTLGLKPQFDEVSWENLFVGLDSSKFDGVLSNVTVTEERKEKYDFATYRLDNLAFEAKKGSGWKVKGPEDVAGRTISVSSGTNQEKILVDWSEQNVKAGRKPVEIKYFQKDTDYYLALQSGRIDAYLGPSPSANYHVAAAGQSEIVGTLSGGGDGVQGKIAVTTKKDSGLVEAYGAAIDHIVQDGSYAKVLKRWGLSSEAVEKSEINPPGLPKTKN; encoded by the coding sequence GTGTCCGTCCGCCGCACCCTCTCCGTCGCCCTCGCCACTCTCACCGCCGCCGGCCTGCTCACCGCCTGCGGCACCAGCGACGCCGCCACCGACGTGGTCCGCCCCGAGGGGGAGAAGGACACCGGGATCAACATCGGGCCGGACCAGAACAGGATCAGGGGCAAGAAGGTCGACGCCATCGCCGCGAAGGTGCCCGCCGCCGTCCGCGAGCGCGGCACGCTGCGCCTCGGTGCGAGCGCCGACGCCTCACCCCCGCTCGGCTTCTACGCGACCGACGACAAGACCCGGATCGGCAGCGAGATCGACATAGCGACCCTGATCGCCGACACGCTCGGGCTGAAGCCGCAGTTCGACGAGGTCTCCTGGGAGAACCTCTTCGTCGGCCTCGACAGCTCCAAGTTCGACGGGGTCCTGTCCAACGTCACCGTGACCGAGGAGCGCAAGGAGAAGTACGACTTCGCGACCTACCGGCTCGACAACCTCGCCTTCGAGGCCAAGAAGGGTTCCGGCTGGAAGGTGAAGGGCCCCGAGGACGTGGCGGGCAGGACGATCTCCGTCTCCTCCGGCACCAACCAGGAGAAGATCCTCGTCGACTGGAGCGAGCAGAACGTCAAGGCCGGCCGGAAGCCCGTGGAGATCAAGTACTTCCAGAAGGACACCGACTACTACCTGGCCCTGCAGTCGGGCCGCATCGACGCCTACCTCGGCCCGAGCCCCTCGGCCAACTACCACGTCGCGGCGGCCGGCCAGTCCGAGATCGTCGGCACGCTCTCCGGCGGCGGTGACGGGGTCCAGGGGAAGATCGCCGTCACCACGAAGAAGGACAGCGGCCTGGTCGAGGCCTACGGCGCGGCGATCGACCACATCGTCCAGGACGGCTCCTACGCCAAGGTGCTGAAGCGCTGGGGGCTGTCCAGCGAGGCCGTCGAGAAGTCGGAGATCAACCCGCCCGGCCTCCCCAAGACCAAGAACTGA
- a CDS encoding LLM class flavin-dependent oxidoreductase: MSATRPLHLAAEIGGPPRYDADSHVALARLAEQGALDFVTLGDSFARPGPDALAVLARVAPATTRIGLVPTVTTTHTEPFHVSSAVATLDWVSGGRAGWHADVSTTEAEARLFGRRGAAPAAALWQEAGETADVGARLWDSWEDDAEIRDVATGRFIDRDKLHYVDFEGSTFSVRGPAIVPRPPQGRPVTVFDGTGGPARESAARYADVVYVRATSPEQAASLRADVRRIAAAHGRDPDTLRVLVALTVDLGDAETAPEPGLESGPQLAGRGTYFRGGPVDLAELITQWHRGGAVDGFHLTPITPERDLERIVNGTVALLQHRSLFRTFYPGGTLREHLRLARPANRYAHARTAGATS; this comes from the coding sequence ATGTCTGCCACCAGGCCACTCCATCTGGCCGCCGAGATCGGCGGTCCGCCGCGTTACGACGCCGACTCCCACGTCGCGCTCGCCCGCCTCGCCGAGCAGGGCGCGCTCGACTTCGTCACCCTCGGCGACTCCTTCGCCCGGCCCGGCCCGGACGCACTCGCCGTGCTCGCCCGGGTCGCCCCGGCCACCACCCGGATCGGTCTCGTACCGACCGTCACCACCACACACACCGAGCCCTTCCACGTCTCGTCCGCCGTCGCCACCCTCGACTGGGTCAGCGGCGGCCGGGCCGGCTGGCACGCCGACGTGTCGACGACCGAGGCGGAGGCCCGGCTGTTCGGCCGGCGCGGTGCAGCACCCGCCGCCGCCCTGTGGCAGGAGGCCGGCGAGACGGCCGACGTCGGAGCCCGGCTCTGGGACAGCTGGGAGGACGACGCGGAGATCCGGGACGTCGCCACCGGCCGGTTCATCGACCGCGACAAGCTGCACTACGTCGACTTCGAGGGCAGCACCTTCTCCGTACGGGGCCCTGCCATCGTGCCCCGGCCACCGCAGGGCAGGCCCGTCACCGTCTTCGACGGCACGGGTGGCCCGGCCCGGGAGTCCGCCGCGCGGTACGCCGACGTCGTGTACGTACGGGCCACCTCGCCCGAGCAGGCGGCCTCCCTCCGCGCGGACGTGCGTCGCATCGCCGCGGCGCACGGCCGCGATCCCGACACACTGCGGGTGCTGGTCGCCCTCACCGTCGACCTCGGGGACGCGGAGACGGCACCGGAACCGGGGCTGGAGAGCGGTCCGCAGCTCGCCGGACGGGGGACCTACTTCCGGGGCGGCCCGGTCGACCTCGCCGAACTCATCACCCAGTGGCACCGGGGCGGGGCCGTCGACGGTTTCCACCTCACCCCCATCACCCCCGAGCGCGACCTCGAAAGGATCGTCAACGGCACCGTGGCCCTGCTCCAGCACCGCAGCCTCTTCCGCACCTTCTACCCGGGGGGCACACTGCGCGAGCACCTCCGCCTGGCCCGCCCGGCCAACCGCTACGCGCACGCGAGGACCGCGGGGGCGACCTCATGA
- a CDS encoding NtaA/DmoA family FMN-dependent monooxygenase (This protein belongs to a clade of FMN-dependent monooxygenases, within a broader family of flavin-dependent oxidoreductases, the luciferase-like monooxygenase (LMM) family, some of whose members use coenzyme F420 rather than FMN.) encodes MKQMHLAAHFPGVNSTTVWADPRSRSQIDFASFEHLARTAERGRFDFFFLAEGLRLREHNGRIHDLDVVGRPESLTVLNALAAVTDRLGLAATVNATFNEPYELARRLATLDHLSGGRAAWNVVTSSDAFTGENFRRGGYLDRADRYTRAAEFVSTARELWDSWTPDGTSRPFAHSGQHFEVSGEFTVPRSPQGHPVVIQAGDSDEGREFAASAADVIFTRHGTLEAGRVFYADVKERLAKYGRQPDDLKIMPGVTVVLGDTDAEAQQNAAEIRRQQVSPQNAILALEQVWGRDLSSYDPDGPLPDIEPDPDSGLVKGRVRVADPLAVAARWRALSAAKGLSIRQTVIESTARQSFIGSPQSVAAELETFVSTDAADGFILVPHLTPGGLDDFVDRVVPLLQERGAFRSEYTGSTLRSHLGLAEPVWKG; translated from the coding sequence ATGAAGCAGATGCACCTCGCCGCCCACTTCCCCGGCGTCAACAGCACCACCGTGTGGGCGGATCCCCGCTCCCGGAGCCAGATCGACTTCGCCTCGTTCGAGCATCTGGCCAGAACCGCGGAACGCGGCCGGTTCGACTTCTTCTTCCTCGCCGAGGGGCTGCGCCTGCGCGAGCACAACGGCCGGATCCACGACCTGGACGTGGTCGGCCGCCCGGAGTCCCTCACCGTCCTGAACGCCCTGGCCGCCGTCACCGACCGGCTGGGGCTCGCGGCCACGGTCAACGCCACCTTCAACGAGCCGTACGAACTCGCCCGCCGCCTCGCCACGCTCGACCACCTCAGTGGCGGGCGCGCCGCCTGGAACGTCGTGACCTCCTCCGACGCCTTCACCGGGGAGAACTTCCGCCGCGGCGGCTACCTCGACCGCGCGGACCGCTACACCCGCGCCGCCGAATTCGTCTCCACCGCACGGGAGTTGTGGGACTCGTGGACACCGGACGGGACGTCCCGTCCGTTCGCGCACTCCGGACAGCACTTCGAGGTCTCCGGAGAGTTCACCGTCCCCCGCTCCCCGCAGGGGCACCCCGTGGTCATCCAGGCCGGGGACTCCGACGAAGGCCGGGAGTTCGCCGCGTCGGCCGCCGATGTCATCTTCACCCGGCACGGCACCCTGGAGGCGGGACGGGTCTTCTACGCCGACGTCAAGGAGCGGCTGGCGAAGTACGGCAGGCAGCCCGACGACCTGAAGATCATGCCCGGAGTCACCGTCGTCCTCGGCGACACCGACGCGGAGGCACAGCAGAACGCCGCCGAGATCCGCCGGCAGCAGGTCTCCCCGCAGAACGCCATTCTCGCCCTCGAACAGGTCTGGGGCCGCGACCTCTCCTCGTACGACCCCGACGGCCCTCTGCCCGACATCGAGCCGGACCCCGATTCCGGGCTGGTCAAGGGCAGGGTCAGGGTCGCCGATCCGCTGGCCGTCGCCGCCAGGTGGCGCGCCCTGTCGGCAGCCAAGGGGCTGTCCATCCGTCAGACGGTCATCGAGTCCACGGCCCGGCAGTCCTTCATCGGCTCCCCGCAGTCGGTGGCCGCCGAACTGGAGACGTTCGTCTCCACCGACGCGGCCGACGGCTTCATCCTCGTACCGCATCTCACACCGGGCGGCCTCGACGACTTCGTCGACCGGGTCGTCCCGCTCCTCCAGGAACGCGGAGCCTTTCGCTCCGAATACACCGGCTCCACCCTCCGGTCGCACCTTGGTCTGGCCGAGCCGGTATGGAAAGGTTGA